The genomic stretch tttctaaacattttttgaatttgacaagttttaaaataaaaagggtACCTTAGCACTTGAATCAGTGTCCTCAATATGCTGCCTAGGTCTGAGATACTGGTGAGGTTATCATGACCTCAGGAACAGCATACCTGCTGAGCCAGCTCTCTGGTGGGAGCCAACACCAGAGCCTGAGTCTCCTTCTGCTCTATGTCCAGCTGCTGCAAGATAGAGATGGCAAACGTGGCCGTCTTGCCAGTGCCTGACTGGGCTTGGGCAATGACATCATAGCCTAACAGCAAGGGGACAGAGATTATTATATAGAGCAAGAGAAGAGTTGTTCAAACTCAATCACAAAACGATGTGAAAAACAAGTTTAGGAACTGGTCCATGTACAACTCTTACCACTTTATGAATTAAACTACCTCACTGCATGTGGCAACgttttgaaaataatagtttagtgatggattttattggaCAGTAGTGAGtgatcagtggaaaaaaaagttatCCCCATCAATAGGTAAGTCCCGAAAGATGGTTAAGCATCATTTCActcaaatataaacaaacaaccTATATGTACATTTAGTTCCTGTACCTTTAATGCAAGGAATAATTGCCCTCTGTTGAATGGCGGATGGTTTTTCAAAACCATATGCATATATTCCCCTGAGAAGAGTCTCCTTCAGGTTCATATCATCAAAGTTGTCTGTAATCTCGTTCCAATTGCTctgaataaagagaaaaaaaggtttGTGAGTAACAATACAGATTTTAacttgtgattatttttttacccCCCCATGTACTTACCTCGATGACACCATCAGGCTCCATTCCATCTGGCCCCCCATGGTCTCTATCTCTTGAGCTATTAACGAGAAGTGACATGGTTCAAATTTTACTTCCAGACAACTTTAACAGCGCAGATTCATCAGAAACCAATGAAAAAGCTCACTGACGATGTAAAACTTAACCCACGTAAGAACAGAGACACACCACGTGTTAAGAAGGCGGGCATCACAGTGCTCAACAATATCAGCTCGCTGCCgaggaaaaataataaatcctATTCGTGTTAACTTTAAGCAGCTGAAACGCAGAAGCTACGTCGGATGTGTCCTGTGGTCTCCGGTGGTCCGGGTCACGCCCTGAGGATCCCCTTACACTCCGGGGCTTCGCTGGGTGCACGTGTCAAATTCCACGAGCAGGACTCAACTGCCCGCACCTTAAAAATATCACTCAACATTATGTAACGTCGAAAGCTTTTAAACTGGCTCAAACGCCCGCTCTGGTCTGCGTGAACCCGCATATGAAACGCGCTAAAGTGACATCTGTACACGCTCGGCACGTCTCAACATGGTGCTCCGCTCCGTTAGCCAACATGTCGGACTGTTGGGCCTGTGCTGCTAACAGTGGTTTCTGCTGCCTGACACCAGCAAGGCCGAGTCGGAGCATGGCCTAACGGTTCTCCGATTTTGACAACCAGCAGACACGACGGCAAACAATGTGTGAAGAACGTAACCCCgtcctgtttgtttctgcagtgaCTATCgcaaaataaagcacattttatttgtaaCAGTGGTGTAGCTGGACAGCTAACGTCATAAAGCTAACTGTTAGCTGGGGCAGCGGTTGGGCCTAGTTAGCTACATAATATCTAACTGGGCAACATACAGCGGCAAACATCAGCGTAACACGATCACCTACTCCTAACCATCGACTCCTGCCCACGGAAGAGACCATTTTTACGATTTTACCTGTTGTAATCAGCAGAATCGCTAGACATGATCCGTTCACAACTTCAGCATGCGACTGGAAAGATCGCTGATGGCGCTGCCAACTGCCTTTATGCAGCCGGACTATTTTCACTGATGAACTTACTGCTCATTTTTGTCGACAACATGGTATCGGTTCATAAAATTATTACTTAGATCACATTACAGATTGTCTACTGTCTGATATTTTCCTGAGTATATGTCAGTAACCGATTAAAAACGAGGATTTTGTTCCAGACTATATTTCTCAGCGGAAGGATATTGCAGTAATGTGTGGTGATCGGGCTGCTACCGTGTCTCTGACGGGTCAAAACTCTGCCTGACAAGGTTGTGCAACATTTTTGGAGAGAGGGTTTGCGTGACGCCGGTGTCTTCTGACTAAGATGAAATGTAATGCAGCAGAAACCAAAAAGACAAGAAAGGAAGAAATTATATACAGTTCCAACTTGATTAAACCACTTTTGTTTGTCAGTAAGTTTACAAGagttatatgttttatatattaatcAGTTAATTTAGGCAACGCTGTGGTAGATCAAACACTGAATTATAAAGCACATTTGTGGACcgcttatatatatatatatatatatatatatatatatttatatataaatattccGAGTAACTCGAAGATACATAAAATATGGATAACATAAGAACTAACAGGTATACTGTCCCTTTCATTTGTAACTGGTGCATGTGAGGCTAAGGCACATCCTCAACCTGACTGTAGAGACAAACCTGTCTTACAAATTACTGCCTTTTCATCAGCTGTCAAACGTCTTTGTAGCAAGTTGGAAAAAATCAGGATAAGGATTTGACACCAGACCTTACTTTGTTCTGTCAATTTTCACTTTGTACTAGAATTACGTTTTTCCCTCTCAGTTTCAAACTGATCCTTAGCACACTACAATAACAAATattgtatttaatataatatattttattttagactcttgtgtttctctgtagtGTTGAATTAATATCATTGGGACCAATAAACATGACCTCTTTTTTCTGCATTGCCCTGTTCTTCAACTTCCAACCATCTGTATCTGTTGCCATTCTCTGATAAGAATTTTGTatgtcttgtttttcatttaactgtGGGTGTacctgaaaatattttttccttctaTAGAAGAACTTTGCTTTGGTCCCTACTGAACAAATGTGTATGAATTTAATTTGGACCTTCCCCTATAGCACAACTAGTTTAATGACAAATTGAATTTAACAATACACTCATGTGTAAGTCCTTCTATGTTTTCTTTACTGCGATGATAGAACCTAAACACATATATTCaatattcattatctatacccacttattcctatttagggtcacagggatctgctggagcctatcccagctctctttgggtgaaaggcaggggtacaccctggacaggtcaccaatgTTTCACAAACAATGAAGCATTAAATGCATTAATTTACTTGTAGTGGTGTACCTTCTAGTCTGGAACATGGCCTATTTTTCTGTTCCAAGTAATCTTTGATCTTATTTCTACACTAACTTAGtattattatcatttcattttgtgcattgtcgtttttatttatttctctgttgCGCTGGACTTAGTGTCTGTAATAAAGTTGAATTGAAATATACCTTTCAACACTGTAAAATAACTGTTTTGTTTCAAGGATTTCACAATAAACCATACATGacatgttttcctttatttcaaTGTATTGCTAAGTGTATAAAAAGGATAATTTGGAAAATTAGGGCCTTGGTTGCCATTTAATACAGACAATGTTTGAATttcaaaaatatacatttttagtCCTGATACCAGAATTTAATAGTGGAGTGTATGTGGCCTCTAATGCACAATGGTGTAGTAGTTGGAGAAGAGTTCTTCCCCTGCTGTAATGTCTCTGAGTGATACAAGGACAACACAGCGTAGAGGCCTGTGTGTATCCAGGCTGTAGTTGACATTAGGCAGATACTGGCGGAGCCTGATGGGAAACCTGTCCGGCACATCATACTCCTGGTAGCACACGTTCGCAGGTCTCTCATTGGAGCAGTTGTTCACGTACTGACCAACAGCCAGGGGGTTCTGTGGATTGGCTGTCAGCCAGCTGGTGTCGCTCATCATGAAGGGCCCCACTCTGTCCCTGCCACTGCATGACTTGAACACCATTTTGGAGATGCCTCTGTCATTTCCATCAATCAGGACACCATCAATACACCTAAATACAAAAGGGTTTCTGATGGACTGGAGGAGAATAGGCTCATAGGCCTGATAAACTGTGCCAGGGTACATGGCAACTGTAGCTCCTTTGGGAACAAATCCTTTGGTGACAAACACTCCAGTTCCTGCAAAGGGCAAAGTGCTGGGCTTCCGGTCAATGCAAAATCCCAGAGACTGTAACATAGCACCATGTCCACAATCTGGATCTTCTCCAGGCTGCCATTCTTCACTTGCTGCCTGTTTGAGAAAGCCGGTATGAACTGCTGGGAGCTCCCCACCATTAGCCCCGTAACTCCTGAGCAGGACCGTGAAGAGCTTCAGCAGGCTCCGTGTCACCTCCTCATCTGGAACCAGTTTGTCCTCCCAGCGCTCCCTCACGTGCCGCAGCGTTTTCTCATTTTTAGACAGGTTCAGCACAACCCAGGGCACAAACCTGTGTCTGTACGATTTCCATTTGTTCAGAAATGCTTCTAGAGTAGCTCTCAACATCCAGAGCGACGTCTCAGATCAGACATACAGGAATGAGCGTGTCATAAACTACTTCCGACGAGTTGCTTTCAAAATAAGGACTTTTGATAACATTTACAAATTAGCACCGGGACTGCAGAACAAAGATAAATACTCATGATAAAACGGGACACATGTGTCAggtaattaataaaaaatgaactaTGTAACAGACTGCGATATGATATTATCGTAGActgattgtttattttaaacctttattttgaagagcaTTAATTCAACCGGAATAGGTTTTAACGTGACTCCTAAAAGCTTTACTCGTATTAGCCAGCTGGATGGGAGGAAAAGGAGTCGTGCAGAGACAAACATGGTAAGAAATggctacttttattttggtgttatGATGCAAGtgtaaacagtgttttcacagGTAAGCCGTGACATTGTGTGATTAACGTAGTCAGGAAAGTGCGCCGAGGACTTCCTGTTCCCTTTATTTTACAATAACGAACCTATCTTTCTACTTTAGCATTAGCTAACTAGCTCACCATGAGACTAGCCAGGTCGTCTAGTTAGCTAGTTATCGTTACCCTTTCTATCTTATAAGCCGTCTGGGGCATAAAATACACACTGCGTTGTAAATGAGCGGCTGTCGACAGGATTTGACTCTAGATTTCTTCTTCAGTGCTATAAAGATACCAGCCCACTGACACATTCAAAGTCGGTCATTGTTGTCAAGATAGCATATTATCGCTAACTTAGTTCTCTTGTTGCTGTTACTTAAATGTTTCAGCACGGTTCACTGTTTATGCAGGTTAGCTAATGACTAGCCTGGATATCCCGGATGGTAGGAGTCCTGAAGTGATGTGAGGAttgaaatattctgttttttgataacttaaaaaaaatgaagttattGCGATAAAGAAATTGTGTGTTTGATGCCGTTCTTTACATTACTATAACcatgtgtttttgcattagTGTTGTT from Mastacembelus armatus chromosome 17, fMasArm1.2, whole genome shotgun sequence encodes the following:
- the setd9 gene encoding SET domain-containing protein 9, which produces MLRATLEAFLNKWKSYRHRFVPWVVLNLSKNEKTLRHVRERWEDKLVPDEEVTRSLLKLFTVLLRSYGANGGELPAVHTGFLKQAASEEWQPGEDPDCGHGAMLQSLGFCIDRKPSTLPFAGTGVFVTKGFVPKGATVAMYPGTVYQAYEPILLQSIRNPFVFRCIDGVLIDGNDRGISKMVFKSCSGRDRVGPFMMSDTSWLTANPQNPLAVGQYVNNCSNERPANVCYQEYDVPDRFPIRLRQYLPNVNYSLDTHRPLRCVVLVSLRDITAGEELFSNYYTIVH